Within the Planctomycetota bacterium genome, the region GCGGGCGACGGGATCGACAACGACAACAACGGCTACGTCGACGACATCTACGGCATCGACACGGCCTACGGCGATTCCGACCCATACGACGGCGACAGCCACGGCACCCACGTCGCCGGCACTATCGCGGCCACCGGCAACAACGGCGTCGGTGTCGTGGGCGTCGCCTACGGCACGAAGGTCATGGCGCTCAAGTTTCTGAATGACTCGGGCTCGGGCGACACGGCTGACGCGGTCGAGGCGATCAACTACATCACCGACATGCGGCTTCGCGGCGTGAACGTCGTCGCCAGCAACAACTCGTGGGGCGGCGGCGGGTATAGCCAGACGCTCTACGACGCGATCGAAGCCCACAACGACGCCGGCCTGCTCTTCGTCGCGGCAGCCGGCAACGGAACGCCCTTCTTCGGCACGCCCATCAACAACGACGCCGATCCGCAATACCCCGCGAGCTACGACCTTCCCGGCATCATCTCCGTCGCCAACCACCAGAGCAGCGGCGCGGCTGGCTCGTCGTCCAACTATGGCGCGACCAGCGTCGACCTCGCGGCTCCCGGCACCAACGTCCTGAGCAGTGTGCCAGGCGGCGGCTACTCGAGCTTCACCGGAACCAGCATGGCCTCGCCGCACGTGGCGGGCGTGGTCGCGCTGGTCAACTCCGTCGCGCCCGGCCTGCCGATCGCCGACGTGAAGGCTGCCATCCTCGACTCGGCGGACCCGATCGCCGCCTTTGCCACGACCGGCTCCAAGCCCATCCTGACCGGTGGCCGGCTCAACGCGTTCAAGGCCATCGAGCCCCTGGGCAGTCCCGGCCTGTACGGCACGGTCTTCGACGACATCGACGGTGACGGCGTTCGCAGCGGCAATGAGCCCGCGCTTTCCGGACGCACTGTCTACATCGACCTCGACAACGACTCGGTCATCGATGCCAACGAGCCGCAGACGCTGACTGCCCTCGACGGCCGATTCGGCTTCGAGTCGCTGGCGACCGGCACCTACACCGTCAAACTCGCCGAAGAGGCAGGCCGGCGACAGACGCTCCCGGCCAGCGTGATCGCATACGCCGCCGAGGGCTACGACTCGTCATCGACCTTCGCCTCGACGACGTCCACGCTCGTCAACGGACGCGTGTTCAACGACGTGAACGGCAACGGTCTGTTCGACGAAGGCCAGGACACGCCTCTCTCGGGCGAACGCATCTACCTCGACGCCGACGGCGACAACGACCCCGGCATCGGCGTGATCGACGAGTCGGCCACCGTCAACAGCCCGATCACCGACTACAACACGACGCTCGGCACCGTCGCTGTGACGCAGACGGGCGTCATCGACACCCTCAGCGTCACCGTCAACCTCTCGCACACGTACACGGGCGATCTGGACATCTACCTCATCGCGCCAGACGGCACCGAGGTGCAGCTCTTCGACCAGCACG harbors:
- a CDS encoding S8 family serine peptidase gives rise to the protein MEQIVWQGRTVDVVRGEVIVRYEGNGLHGGQAAFDVAQPAMLTGQDRVNQLDGVTRAFADVDHEGLQVERHLGSSGLFLASGTDTLGLIDDLKATPGVTFVEPNFVVTKSSTPNDPSFDQLWGLHQSSDMDIDALEAWGISTGSPDVITAVVDTGIDYDHPDLAANMWVKPGEIAGDGIDNDNNGYVDDIYGIDTAYGDSDPYDGDSHGTHVAGTIAATGNNGVGVVGVAYGTKVMALKFLNDSGSGDTADAVEAINYITDMRLRGVNVVASNNSWGGGGYSQTLYDAIEAHNDAGLLFVAAAGNGTPFFGTPINNDADPQYPASYDLPGIISVANHQSSGAAGSSSNYGATSVDLAAPGTNVLSSVPGGGYSSFTGTSMASPHVAGVVALVNSVAPGLPIADVKAAILDSADPIAAFATTGSKPILTGGRLNAFKAIEPLGSPGLYGTVFDDIDGDGVRSGNEPALSGRTVYIDLDNDSVIDANEPQTLTALDGRFGFESLATGTYTVKLAEEAGRRQTLPASVIAYAAEGYDSSSTFASTTSTLVNGRVFNDVNGNGLFDEGQDTPLSGERIYLDADGDNDPGIGVIDESATVNSPITDYNTTLGTVAVTQTGVIDTLSVTVNLSHTYTGDLDIYLIAPDGTEVQLFDQHGSSGNDLVSTVFSDAASADIDSGSAPFTGTFRPVEPLAGFAGGDVQGTWTLSVYDNYGVDTGMLESFGITANSGDKRLSVGSDGSFAMTIIEGDTHRFRQILDDEHVATSGGYDVTGGGGTIVSDLWFGSRPTPTDLQVTAASFDYDATPAALFTFDSDVSASLTVDDLSVENLTTGQTMASSDFELAWDASSLTATFAATSAMADGDYRFTLASTVSDGAVSLGTDFVLEDFLLAGDINHDRVVNLADFGVLRANFGNAGLFAEGDLNGDGTVDLADFGVLRATFGNTLDITSKSLFA